The Methylotenera sp. G11 genome includes a window with the following:
- a CDS encoding YnfA family protein, translating into MFELKTIALFIVTAIAEIVGCYLPYLWLTQNKSPLLLIPAAVSLALFAWLLSLHPVAAGRVYAAYGGVYIFVAIFWLWLVDGIKPTYWDLLGAGVALIGMAIIMFSPRSA; encoded by the coding sequence TTGTTTGAGTTGAAAACGATAGCGCTATTCATCGTCACCGCCATCGCGGAGATCGTTGGCTGCTACTTGCCGTATTTATGGCTGACGCAGAATAAAAGCCCTTTGCTACTGATTCCGGCAGCGGTCTCACTGGCCTTGTTTGCCTGGCTGCTGTCGCTGCATCCTGTCGCGGCGGGCAGGGTATATGCAGCTTATGGCGGTGTTTATATATTTGTCGCCATTTTCTGGTTATGGCTGGTGGATGGTATCAAACCTACGTATTGGGACCTGTTGGGCGCAGGCGTGGCTTTGATCGGCATGGCCATTATCATGTTTTCGCCACGAAGTGCCTGA
- a CDS encoding molybdopterin-containing oxidoreductase family protein, whose protein sequence is MDDLSKNVKTFHGGCPHDCPDTCSMVYTVENNRLISVTGNKNHPMTRGGLCVKLKDYEKRHYHPDRLLYPLKRTGPKGSKQFKRISWDEALSEISSKWKAIIATDGPHAIMPNSYLGNQGLVHGLNGGDAFFNRMGATVCERTFCGEGSCTAWLLTVGPTAGVDPESFSHSKYIVIWACNSVSTNLHHWHIIHEAQKRGAKVVVIDSYASKTAKEADWHIAPKPGTDGALAMAMMNVIISEGLVDQDYVDHYTVGYAELAERAKTRTPEWAEEITGIPAADIRRFAREYATTPPAAIRLGVALERSYGGSQAIRAVTSLPALIGAWRHVGGGALQFPVWEHPYKFDVICRPDLIPEGTPVVNNLQLGRVLTGEIKLETPIKSMMVWNTNPITQAPETDKIIKGLEREDLFLVVAEHFMSDTAAYADIVLPAAMGAEMEDMVLSWGHLYLTYNAKCIDPPGEAIPNNEIFRQLAKRMGYEDDNFKWNDSECLEHYVDWNSPTCEGIDLAYMREHGFARLKAFGDKNMRARHANGEFPTPSGKCHFLVEGAKNFVAGPFRQMYDGFQPGEALDSLPDYVASRETPATNPSLAAKYPLNIISPKSHGFLNSCYANVTEKIKGQGEQFVLINALDAKARSIQEGDTVKVFNDRGAFECIAKISDDVNAGIVVATLGYWRQLNNGTVNCISSAEFGDMGHSTTFSDNLVEVGLV, encoded by the coding sequence ATGGATGACTTATCAAAAAATGTAAAAACCTTTCACGGCGGCTGTCCGCATGACTGCCCTGATACCTGCAGCATGGTTTACACGGTTGAAAACAACAGGCTGATCTCCGTTACCGGCAACAAAAACCACCCCATGACGCGCGGCGGATTATGCGTAAAATTAAAAGATTATGAAAAGCGCCATTACCATCCGGATCGACTGCTCTACCCGCTCAAGCGCACCGGCCCCAAAGGCAGCAAACAATTCAAACGTATTTCATGGGATGAAGCTTTAAGCGAAATCAGCAGCAAATGGAAAGCGATCATTGCCACTGATGGTCCGCACGCGATCATGCCCAACAGCTACCTGGGCAACCAGGGGCTTGTGCATGGCCTGAACGGCGGCGATGCTTTCTTTAACCGCATGGGCGCAACAGTCTGCGAGCGCACCTTCTGCGGTGAGGGCTCCTGCACTGCATGGCTGCTGACCGTGGGGCCAACCGCAGGCGTGGACCCGGAAAGCTTCAGCCACTCTAAATATATCGTGATCTGGGCCTGTAATTCAGTCAGCACCAACCTGCATCACTGGCATATTATTCATGAAGCACAGAAACGCGGCGCCAAAGTCGTAGTGATTGATTCCTACGCTTCAAAAACCGCAAAAGAGGCCGATTGGCACATTGCCCCCAAACCCGGTACCGATGGTGCGCTCGCCATGGCAATGATGAACGTGATCATTTCAGAAGGCCTGGTAGACCAGGATTATGTAGATCATTACACCGTAGGCTACGCGGAACTGGCGGAACGCGCCAAAACCAGGACGCCGGAATGGGCAGAAGAGATCACCGGCATTCCTGCTGCGGATATCCGCAGGTTTGCCAGGGAATATGCAACGACACCGCCAGCCGCGATTCGCCTGGGCGTAGCGCTGGAAAGAAGCTATGGCGGCAGCCAGGCTATCCGTGCAGTGACCAGCTTGCCGGCACTGATTGGCGCATGGCGCCATGTAGGCGGCGGGGCACTGCAATTCCCGGTATGGGAGCACCCATACAAATTTGATGTGATCTGCCGTCCGGATCTAATTCCCGAAGGCACGCCTGTGGTAAACAACCTGCAGCTGGGCCGCGTACTCACAGGCGAGATCAAGCTCGAAACACCGATCAAATCGATGATGGTATGGAACACCAACCCGATTACACAGGCACCGGAAACCGACAAAATCATCAAAGGCCTGGAGCGTGAAGATTTATTCCTTGTAGTGGCTGAACACTTCATGTCCGATACTGCAGCTTATGCAGACATTGTACTGCCAGCCGCCATGGGCGCGGAAATGGAAGATATGGTGCTGTCATGGGGTCACCTCTACCTCACCTACAATGCCAAATGCATTGACCCGCCAGGTGAAGCGATTCCGAATAATGAGATTTTCAGACAACTGGCAAAACGCATGGGCTATGAAGATGATAACTTCAAGTGGAATGACAGTGAATGCCTGGAACACTACGTGGACTGGAATTCACCCACCTGCGAAGGGATAGACCTGGCTTACATGCGTGAACATGGCTTTGCCCGGTTAAAAGCCTTTGGCGACAAAAACATGCGTGCGCGCCATGCAAATGGCGAGTTTCCCACCCCTAGCGGCAAATGCCACTTTTTAGTGGAAGGTGCAAAAAACTTTGTCGCCGGCCCATTCCGTCAGATGTACGATGGATTCCAGCCAGGCGAAGCCCTGGATAGCCTGCCGGATTACGTAGCCTCCCGTGAAACGCCGGCGACCAATCCGTCACTGGCGGCAAAATATCCGCTTAACATCATTTCACCCAAGAGCCATGGCTTTTTAAATTCCTGCTATGCCAATGTGACAGAGAAAATTAAAGGTCAAGGCGAGCAATTTGTACTGATTAACGCACTGGATGCAAAAGCACGCAGCATTCAGGAAGGTGACACGGTCAAAGTATTTAATGACCGCGGTGCGTTTGAATGTATCGCCAAGATCTCCGATGACGTGAATGCGGGCATCGTAGTCGCAACGCTGGGTTATTGGCGACAGCTTAACAATGGCACGGTCAATTGCATCAGCTCGGCTGAGTTCGGGGACATGGGTCACTCCACGACATTCAGTGACAACCTGGTTGAGGTAGGTCTCGTATAA
- the ppnP gene encoding pyrimidine/purine nucleoside phosphorylase has product MAQFDNVSVKKKANIYFDGKCVSHTVMFPNGTRSTIGVIFPSSLTFNTAAPELMEINAGVCKVRLSGENEWKTYSAGEKFTVPGNSSFDIETVETLDYVCHFE; this is encoded by the coding sequence ATGGCGCAATTTGATAATGTCAGTGTGAAAAAGAAAGCCAACATCTATTTTGACGGCAAGTGTGTAAGTCATACTGTCATGTTTCCTAACGGTACGCGCAGCACTATTGGCGTTATATTCCCTAGTTCGCTTACGTTCAATACCGCAGCGCCTGAACTGATGGAAATCAACGCAGGTGTTTGCAAAGTACGCCTCAGCGGTGAGAATGAATGGAAAACTTACTCAGCGGGTGAAAAGTTTACTGTACCAGGTAATTCTTCGTTTGATATTGAGACAGTGGAAACACTAGACTACGTCTGCCACTTTGAATAA
- a CDS encoding YajQ family cyclic di-GMP-binding protein, translating to MPSFDISSEVDMVALKNAIDTAGKQITNRYDFKGTSAKIDLNEKDSIITIFGDNDFQLDQVKDILLPAMEKKEPDSAKRLDHKDVQKISGNKVKQDLKIRAGIDSDLAKRITKLIKDSGMKVQASIQGDTVRVNGAKRDVLQDAIAFVKKNVTDFPLQFGNFRD from the coding sequence ATGCCTAGTTTTGATATTTCTTCAGAAGTCGATATGGTTGCGTTGAAAAACGCGATTGATACTGCCGGTAAGCAGATTACCAATCGTTATGATTTTAAAGGTACTTCAGCCAAAATCGACCTGAATGAAAAAGATAGCATAATCACGATTTTTGGCGACAACGACTTTCAGCTTGACCAGGTGAAAGATATTTTATTGCCGGCCATGGAAAAGAAAGAGCCGGATTCGGCAAAACGTCTTGATCATAAGGATGTCCAAAAAATATCGGGCAACAAGGTGAAGCAGGACCTGAAAATCCGTGCGGGAATCGATAGCGATTTAGCCAAGCGCATTACTAAACTGATTAAAGATTCCGGCATGAAAGTACAGGCCAGCATTCAGGGCGATACAGTGCGCGTGAATGGTGCCAAGCGTGATGTGCTGCAGGATGCGATTGCGTTTGTTAAAAAGAACGTAACGGACTTTCCGTTGCAATTTGGTAATTTCAGAGACTAA
- the leuC gene encoding 3-isopropylmalate dehydratase large subunit, whose protein sequence is MAKTLYDKLFDSHVVTEENGTALIYIDRHLVHEVTSPQAFEGLRLAGRKPWRVSSIVATADHNTPTTGWDKGLAGIADPVARLQIETLSDNIREFGAKAYFPFMDARQGIVHVMGPEQGATLPGMTVVCGDSHTSTHGAFGALAHGIGTSEVEHVMATQCLVQKKSKAMLVTVEGTLQNGVTAKDVALAIIGRIGTAGGTGYAIEFAGSAIRALSMEGRMTLCNMAIEAGARAGMVAVDQTTVDYVKGRPFSPGPEQWDAAVAYWRTLHSDEGAKFDATVAFKAEDIQPQVTWGTSPEMVVGVDGKVPSLDLARNDVQRGDWERAYAYMGLTANTPITEIAIDKVFIGSCTNSRIEDLRAAASVAKGKHVAPNVKLAMVVPGSGLVKAQAEQEGLDKIFKEAGFEWREPGCSMCLAMNADRLEPGERCASTSNRNFEGRQGQGGRTHLVSPEMAAAAAVAGHFVDVRTLN, encoded by the coding sequence ATGGCAAAAACGTTATACGATAAATTGTTTGATTCCCATGTTGTGACCGAAGAGAATGGCACAGCGTTAATTTATATTGACCGTCACCTGGTACATGAGGTCACGAGTCCGCAGGCTTTTGAAGGCCTGCGTCTGGCTGGGCGCAAACCATGGCGTGTATCTTCTATTGTGGCCACTGCCGACCACAACACGCCAACCACCGGTTGGGACAAAGGCCTGGCGGGTATTGCTGACCCTGTAGCACGTTTGCAGATAGAAACCTTAAGTGACAATATCCGTGAATTCGGCGCAAAAGCCTATTTTCCGTTCATGGATGCGCGCCAGGGCATCGTGCACGTGATGGGGCCTGAGCAGGGTGCTACCTTACCGGGGATGACCGTGGTCTGCGGCGACTCGCATACCAGTACGCATGGTGCGTTCGGCGCGCTTGCCCATGGTATCGGTACCTCTGAAGTTGAGCACGTGATGGCGACGCAATGCCTGGTGCAGAAAAAATCCAAAGCCATGTTGGTGACGGTCGAAGGAACCCTGCAAAACGGTGTGACGGCCAAAGATGTCGCGCTGGCGATCATCGGCAGGATCGGCACCGCGGGCGGCACCGGCTACGCGATTGAGTTCGCAGGTTCGGCAATTCGCGCCCTGAGCATGGAAGGCCGCATGACATTATGCAATATGGCGATTGAAGCGGGTGCGCGTGCCGGTATGGTTGCTGTAGACCAGACTACGGTTGATTATGTAAAAGGCCGCCCATTTTCACCGGGCCCGGAACAATGGGACGCTGCGGTTGCTTACTGGCGTACCCTGCATAGCGATGAAGGTGCCAAGTTTGACGCGACAGTCGCGTTCAAGGCTGAAGATATCCAGCCGCAGGTCACCTGGGGTACGTCTCCGGAAATGGTAGTTGGTGTTGACGGTAAAGTGCCTAGTCTCGACCTCGCCAGGAATGATGTGCAGCGCGGTGATTGGGAACGCGCTTATGCGTATATGGGCTTGACGGCTAATACGCCGATTACCGAGATCGCGATTGACAAGGTGTTTATCGGCTCATGCACCAATTCACGCATTGAGGATTTGCGGGCAGCGGCTTCTGTTGCCAAAGGCAAGCATGTGGCGCCCAATGTGAAATTGGCGATGGTGGTACCTGGCTCCGGCCTGGTAAAAGCACAGGCGGAGCAGGAAGGCCTGGACAAGATTTTCAAAGAGGCGGGTTTTGAGTGGCGTGAACCAGGCTGTTCGATGTGCCTGGCGATGAATGCCGACAGGCTGGAGCCGGGTGAGCGTTGCGCTTCTACTTCAAACCGTAACTTCGAAGGCCGTCAGGGTCAGGGCGGCCGCACGCATCTGGTCAGCCCGGAGATGGCTGCCGCAGCTGCTGTAGCTGGTCATTTTGTTGATGTAAGAACTTTGAATTAA
- a CDS encoding entericidin A/B family lipoprotein, whose product MKKIFFFVMVAVSLSACNTVQGLGKDIEKGGEAIQNSTK is encoded by the coding sequence ATGAAAAAAATATTCTTTTTTGTGATGGTGGCGGTATCTCTTTCAGCTTGCAATACAGTGCAGGGCCTTGGCAAGGACATTGAAAAAGGTGGCGAAGCCATTCAGAACTCAACTAAGTAA
- the leuD gene encoding 3-isopropylmalate dehydratase small subunit, giving the protein MQAFTQLTGLVAPLDRANVDTDAIIPKQFLKSIKRSGFGPNAFDEWRYLDRGEPGMDNSSRPLNKDFVLNQERYQGARVLLTRENFGCGSSREHAPWALEDYGFKVIIASSFADIFFNNCFKNGMLPIVLSAEIVDALFKQVVANEGYALNVDLAAQTVTTPGGEVYPFEIDAFRKHCLLNGLDDIGLTMQQQDKIKAFEARHRQSQPWLFA; this is encoded by the coding sequence ATGCAAGCTTTTACGCAACTAACAGGATTGGTAGCCCCACTGGACCGCGCTAACGTGGATACGGACGCTATTATTCCCAAGCAGTTTTTAAAATCTATCAAGCGTAGCGGCTTTGGCCCGAACGCTTTTGATGAATGGCGTTATCTGGATCGCGGCGAACCCGGGATGGATAACTCCAGCCGTCCGTTAAATAAAGACTTCGTGCTGAACCAGGAACGTTACCAGGGTGCGCGTGTTTTGCTTACACGTGAAAACTTCGGCTGCGGTTCAAGCCGCGAGCACGCGCCATGGGCGCTGGAGGACTATGGTTTCAAAGTTATCATCGCGTCAAGCTTTGCCGATATTTTCTTTAATAACTGTTTTAAAAACGGCATGCTGCCGATTGTGCTTAGTGCTGAAATCGTCGATGCGCTGTTTAAGCAGGTGGTTGCGAATGAAGGCTATGCATTGAATGTTGACCTCGCGGCGCAGACAGTGACGACGCCGGGCGGTGAAGTGTATCCGTTTGAGATTGACGCTTTCCGTAAACATTGCCTGCTGAATGGTTTGGATGATATTGGCCTGACGATGCAGCAGCAGGATAAAATCAAGGCGTTTGAGGCCAGGCATCGCCAGTCGCAGCCTTGGTTGTTTGCATAA
- the leuB gene encoding 3-isopropylmalate dehydrogenase has protein sequence MKIAVLPGDGIGPEIVAQAVKVLNALNLNIEMTEAPIGGAGYEAAGDPLPDATLKLAKGADAVLLGAVGDWKYDKLERHLRPERGLLRIRKELNLFANLRPALLYPELASASTLKPEVVSGLDIMIVRELTGDIYFGQPRGISTLENGEREGVNTMRYSESEIRRIGRVAFDIAMKRNKKVCSVDKANVLECTELWRQVMIELSKEYPEVELSHMYVDNAAMQLIRAPKQFDVMVTGNIFGDILSDEASMLTGSIGMLPSASLDANNKGMYEPSHGSAPDIAGKDVANPLATILSAAMMLRYTFNDEANAQRIENAVKKALAQGYRTADIWTEGTNKVGCAAMGDAVVAAL, from the coding sequence ATGAAAATCGCAGTATTGCCAGGTGATGGCATCGGTCCGGAAATTGTTGCTCAAGCCGTTAAAGTTTTAAATGCGCTGAATTTGAATATCGAAATGACCGAGGCGCCGATTGGCGGCGCGGGCTACGAGGCTGCGGGTGATCCGCTGCCGGACGCGACCCTTAAGCTCGCAAAAGGCGCAGACGCGGTGCTGCTGGGCGCGGTCGGTGACTGGAAATATGACAAGCTGGAGCGTCACCTGCGCCCGGAGCGCGGTTTGCTGCGTATCCGCAAGGAACTTAATCTGTTTGCAAACCTGCGTCCTGCGTTGCTATATCCTGAGCTTGCATCTGCATCTACACTGAAGCCTGAAGTGGTTTCCGGCCTGGACATCATGATCGTGCGTGAATTGACCGGCGATATTTATTTCGGCCAGCCGCGCGGAATCAGCACGCTGGAAAACGGTGAGCGTGAAGGCGTGAACACCATGCGTTATTCAGAATCCGAAATCCGCCGTATTGGCCGGGTTGCGTTTGATATTGCCATGAAGCGCAATAAAAAAGTATGTTCGGTCGATAAGGCCAATGTGCTGGAATGTACCGAACTTTGGCGCCAGGTCATGATTGAGCTTTCAAAAGAATACCCGGAAGTCGAATTGAGCCATATGTATGTAGACAATGCCGCCATGCAGCTGATTCGCGCGCCTAAACAGTTTGACGTGATGGTGACTGGCAATATCTTCGGCGACATCCTGTCTGATGAGGCTTCCATGCTCACCGGTTCAATCGGTATGCTGCCTTCAGCATCGCTGGATGCCAATAACAAAGGCATGTATGAGCCTAGCCATGGTTCTGCGCCGGACATTGCCGGTAAAGATGTGGCTAATCCGCTGGCGACGATTTTATCTGCGGCCATGATGCTGCGTTATACATTTAACGATGAAGCGAATGCGCAGCGCATTGAAAATGCCGTGAAAAAAGCCTTGGCCCAAGGCTACAGGACGGCAGATATCTGGACTGAGGGTACCAATAAGGTTGGCTGTGCTGCCATGGGTGATGCAGTGGTTGCGGCGCTGTAA
- the asd gene encoding aspartate-semialdehyde dehydrogenase — translation MLKVGFVGWRGMVGSVLMQRMMEENDFALIEPQFFTTSQVGGKGPNVGKETPALLDAKDINALKAMDAIVSCQGGDYTTEIFPQLRNSGWNGHWIDAASTLRMEKDAVIILDPVNMHVIKDAMQQGTRNWVGGNCTVSLMLMALNGLFKADLVEWATSMTYQAASGAGAQNMRELLKQMGEAHRVASDFLKDPASAILDIDREVAGTLRDKEFPTAHFGVPLAGSLIPWIDKDLGNGQSKEEWKGGVETNKILGRETNPVLIDGLCVRIGAMRCHSQALTIKLKKDVPLDEISQMLAEANQWAKVVPNEREASMRELTPTAVTGTLTTPVGRLRKLNMGNDYLSAFTVGDQLLWGAAEPLRRMLRILIEK, via the coding sequence ATGTTAAAGGTCGGTTTTGTTGGTTGGCGCGGTATGGTTGGTTCCGTACTCATGCAACGCATGATGGAAGAGAATGATTTTGCGTTGATTGAACCACAGTTTTTCACTACTTCACAAGTCGGCGGCAAAGGCCCGAATGTAGGTAAAGAAACGCCGGCTTTGCTGGATGCCAAAGATATCAACGCGCTTAAGGCGATGGATGCAATCGTATCCTGCCAAGGCGGCGACTACACGACTGAGATATTCCCGCAATTAAGGAATAGCGGCTGGAACGGTCATTGGATCGACGCGGCTTCTACCCTGCGTATGGAAAAAGACGCCGTCATTATCCTTGATCCGGTCAATATGCATGTCATCAAAGATGCGATGCAGCAAGGCACTAGAAACTGGGTGGGCGGCAACTGTACCGTATCATTGATGCTGATGGCTTTGAATGGCCTGTTTAAAGCAGACCTGGTCGAGTGGGCAACTTCGATGACTTATCAGGCTGCATCCGGCGCCGGTGCGCAGAACATGCGTGAGTTGCTGAAGCAGATGGGCGAAGCGCACCGTGTGGCGAGTGACTTTCTTAAAGACCCGGCGTCAGCGATCCTCGACATCGATCGTGAGGTTGCCGGCACACTGCGCGATAAAGAGTTTCCGACAGCGCATTTTGGCGTGCCGCTGGCTGGCAGCCTGATTCCCTGGATCGATAAAGACCTGGGCAATGGCCAAAGCAAAGAGGAGTGGAAGGGCGGTGTTGAAACCAACAAGATCCTCGGTCGTGAAACCAACCCGGTTCTGATCGACGGTTTATGCGTGCGTATCGGCGCAATGCGCTGTCATAGCCAGGCTTTGACAATCAAACTCAAAAAAGATGTGCCGCTGGATGAGATTAGCCAGATGCTGGCTGAAGCTAACCAGTGGGCGAAAGTTGTGCCAAACGAGCGTGAGGCCAGTATGAGGGAGCTTACGCCGACAGCAGTTACCGGCACGCTGACTACCCCGGTAGGCCGTTTGCGCAAACTGAATATGGGTAATGATTATTTATCTGCCTTTACGGTAGGCGATCAGTTGCTGTGGGGTGCGGCGGAGCCTCTGCGCCGTATGTTGCGGATTTTAATAGAAAAGTAA